Part of the Caldisericota bacterium genome is shown below.
TATTAAATTTTTTCAGCGCTCTTCCCACTCCGGTAATTGTCCCACCAGTGCCCACTCCTGCAACAAATGCATCTACTTTATACCTCATTTCTTTGAGAATTTCGGGAGCAGTAGTCATCTCATGCGCTAAGGCATTGGCTGGATTTTTAAACTGATCGAGCATTAAAGCCCCTTCCCTGATAAACTCTTCTGCTTTTTCTATTGCGCCTTTCATCCCTTTTGATTTTTCAGTCAAGAAAAGTTTTGCTCCCAGCGCACTCATAATTTTTTGCCGTTCAATGCTCATTGAATCCGGCATTGTTAAAATAACATTCAAATCATAAAATCTTCCAACAAATGCCAGACCAATACCCGTATTCCCTGAGGTAGGCTCAACAATTGTGCTACCTGCCTTTATGAGATTTTTCTGCAAAGCATCACAGATCATAAAAAAAGCAATTCTATCCTTTATACTACCCATTGGATTTAAAAACTCGAGCTTTAAAAATATACTTGAGGCATTTTTAAGCTGAATTATCGGAGTATTTCCTATACTGTTTAATATTGTTTTATACATTTTTTCCCTCTATTTTTATAACCCTTGCAGGAATTCCCACCACAGTCGCATGAGGAGGTATGTCCGTTAACACTACGCTATGAGCCCCAATTACGGCATTGTCCCCTACTTTTACACTGCCTAAAATAGATGCCTGATTCCCCACAAATACGTTTCGTCCCACGATTGGATGTCTTTTACCTCTTTCTATTTTTTTAGAACCAAGCGTCACTCCGTGGTAAAGAATTGTTCCTTTTCCAACAAAAGCCGTTGACCCAATCACTACGCCCATGCCATGGTCAATTATAATACCTGGTTCAATTTTAGCCATTGGGTAAATATCCATTCCATATTTTCTTTTTGCCTGGCAGTACAGATACATTGCGATAAATTTATGTCCTTTTTCATATAGACTGTGATATATTCGGTAATATACTAACCCTCGAAATGAGGTAGAAAAAAGAATGATTTCACGTTTTGATTTCGTGGAAAAATCGTTTTGCATGAACATTTCCAAATCTGCTCTTATTGCGGAAAATAATTCTCTTACAACATGCATATGTATCACCTTCCATTGTTTCCATCTTTGCCATATATATGCCACCTCCTTTTGATTAATTCTTTTTATCGAAAGAATAATGTTTCTTCTATTCTCTATGCAAAGTGTTGGATAGCCAAATATAAATATCCAAGCTATCCTCCTCCAACAGGAGAAAAGATGTGCACAGTGTCGCCGTCTTTAACCCTGTCAGTAAACCAGCTTCTCTTAGTATTTACTAATATCATCATGTAGTTTAGCTCCTTAATCCCCAGTTTCTCTACAACTGTCTTTACAGTTGACTTTTCTGGAAGTGTAATATAGCTTTCCTCGGGACCATACTTTAAAAAATTACCATATAATTTCACTTTCACTTTCATTTTTTCTAAAACTTCAAAACAATTTCGCAGTACACTCTTTAACCTTCAAAAATTACTTTTACTTCCGTAACATCCCACAAATGCTCCAGCCTTTCCAAAATTTCTTCTTCTATATTTTTTGCAAATTGATGATCTTTAGGCAAATCGAGAAT
Proteins encoded:
- the cysK gene encoding cysteine synthase A is translated as MYKTILNSIGNTPIIQLKNASSIFLKLEFLNPMGSIKDRIAFFMICDALQKNLIKAGSTIVEPTSGNTGIGLAFVGRFYDLNVILTMPDSMSIERQKIMSALGAKLFLTEKSKGMKGAIEKAEEFIREGALMLDQFKNPANALAHEMTTAPEILKEMRYKVDAFVAGVGTGGTITGVGRALKKFNKNIRIVAVEPIQSAVLSGGKPYTHTIEGIGAGFVPDLLDRDILDEIITVDQDDAREEARRLASEEGIFAGPSTGANVLAAKIIFKRYNLKRVVTIAPDRGERYFSKKLF
- the epsC gene encoding serine O-acetyltransferase EpsC is translated as MHVVRELFSAIRADLEMFMQNDFSTKSKREIILFSTSFRGLVYYRIYHSLYEKGHKFIAMYLYCQAKRKYGMDIYPMAKIEPGIIIDHGMGVVIGSTAFVGKGTILYHGVTLGSKKIERGKRHPIVGRNVFVGNQASILGSVKVGDNAVIGAHSVVLTDIPPHATVVGIPARVIKIEGKNV
- a CDS encoding MoaD/ThiS family protein, which translates into the protein MKVKVKLYGNFLKYGPEESYITLPEKSTVKTVVEKLGIKELNYMMILVNTKRSWFTDRVKDGDTVHIFSPVGGG